ACGAAACGTTCAAAGAACGAGAGCTACATTGTGCCTTCTGGTTTTACTCTCGTGCAGGAAACTTCGAACCAAAATTGTTGCATCGTCATTCGAGTTTATCAGACTGTTCTAGGTTCATTTTAACCTCCCAATAGGTTCATTTCAATACTTTTCGGTATTGTTAACAATATggggttttgcaaaacaaaaaatatataaactaCAAAATAGATATTAAAACATCGGAGGAAACGTAAGTTGAAACAATTGGGTAAAACACAGGACACAGATACGTCCGTGTATTAAGCCGGAATggagcagagagagagagagagagagaggtagagagaaagaaaaagagtaagagaaagagataaaaaagggagaaagagatagagatgGAGATAAATAGAGAGAGATAAGGAACTTTACCTTTGTCGGCTAATGTCAAAGTGGAGTGCTTGATGTCCGCGCTAGCCTAGAGTGTTCCCTGCAATGGTAAAGAACAGTCCACACAGGAAGCTTTGACGGTTCATATCAGAATGCGTCCGTCAATCGGTCCGGTATAAATACTTGATAGAGGCTGACGACTTTTGACGATGTGTCACACTAATGTCACGTACCAGAAAGGAGTACATTTCAGTCTGTTCTTATGAATAACGAATATTAACAAAGTAACAGCATTTGTCCGATGTAAACGTTGGTCCATTGTTAATAATTAGCTTTTCATGCGAATCAAACATCATTTGAAAATACTTAAGGATTGCTAGTACATTTTGCTATGCGCAATTcgagaaaatgtttgaaataaagaTGCATTCTAAAGACAATCATCATATGAACCAAACTCATGAATAGACAATAACTAAAATGCCAAACACTATCAGCGATAAGATCAGACATGAAGAAATCATCACTACAACAGCGAGGTTTTCCATAAACATTGCTTTGTCCTTCTTCAGTGCGTCTAGTAAGGTACGACAATGTGCAAAGATCGTACAACTCTGTTCAGTGTCGCAATTCTTCTGCTTCAATCAGTGTTGGTACAAGTGTCAGTATGTTCTTTAGATCCTCTTCCTCAGTACAATACAAGCTTCTACGTGGAGACATTACTCGAGCTTCATCGACAATTGTGTCCAGTTGAACATTTCCCAAATCTCGCAGTATTGCGACTTAGCAATGAAAGTCTTTTCGAGGCAATATTCCCGGTCTTCATGAACGATCCGATCTATACCAAACTTATAACAGACCATGAAAGTCTATACTATAGAATTGCTGATAGCAGCTACTTCTGCAATTTCATACCCGTTAGTAATATAGTGGATTTCGTGGTAAGAACATTTGCACACAGCATCAATCGACACACAAAGTATCTACTCGTTTTTTTCAGGATGCACATTATGTTGAAAACAACATTCGAACGATATTCTTCTATCCGAAGTGGAAGTATGAAGAATTTCACAAACATCCGAATTCAACCATTGCAGAAGCTTTTCGGAATGGTTACGAGGTGGTTTACGATCTAGATAATACCTTGGAAATCTATCACTGGAATCGTTTCTCTAATCAAACGATTACGATCGATCCTCGCAACCTCCTAGTACCGGACGAGATTCGTGATTTGCACGGCTATGAGTTGGGGTTGTTTGCAATGGATTACTTGCGCAATTCAATGACATTCGACGAGTACTTCCTGGAGTTAGTCTCCAGAAAGATAAACGCCACTGCTGTCGTGATGAGTACCTTTACATTCAAAATAGGATTTTCAGCATTAGTTTACAGGTATTATCCGAAAATTTCTCTGACTGTACTTGGTGTTGGAAACACATTCTTGGCAGTCAACGTTCCTCGAGCCAAGCCCAAGTCAATCGTGTCGATACTGATCGATCCTTTCGACTTGTACACATGGATCACATACTTAATACTAGTTCTTACAATGGCTATTACCCTCGCCTTATTTGGCGATCTTCTCGGAAGACTACATGTTGTGGAGATAGTTCTTGAGCTGTTCATGATTTCCCTCGCTGGTCCGTCAAGAGCATATGGAGGATCATTCGAGAATCGCATCATCACTGTATTCTGTCTAATGGGAATAGTGCTCATATCGTCCTACCAATCGCTTGTGATCTCCTTTATGTCATTCGCGCGTTATCATCCCGAGATCAACACCCTGGCGGAGACACAGGAACGATGCCTGTTTAGCTATGGCGACGAGGCACGAGATCTTAATTTTACGACGTATCCTAATGATACGACTATTGGTGCAGGTAAGACATGTATTTTCGAAGTTGGGCGAGATAACGAACAAAGAACCATGGTGATAGCTTCAAAAGTTGAGAACATAAGGCATACATTTTATGTCGACGACTCGATGCGCTATAGACAAGAACACTACCGTTACGCTGATACAAAATTTTTTGAATGGCAGATGTTGTACTATGTTTCGCCACGTTTACGAGAAGTGTTTaggtttcattttcatgcaaTTCGTGAATCAGGTATCTATGATTATCACTATAAAAACAAGTCACAACCGATTTGGCACTATAAACATGACACTTTTGTCGAGCGAGTTGTGAAAGTGGGAGATCTTACATTGCTGTGGTATGCTTATGCGTGCGGAAACTTACTGAGTGTTGTATCTTTCGTAATGGAAACAATTATTCATAACGAAGTAGACGGATTATCGAACCCAAAATAAATCGGTGACTCTCCGTGGCATCTCCAGCTTGTTAgggttcattcaattattacgtaacgctgttaggggggggagggggttccTTCAAACGTTAAGGTTTGTTACATATTGGGAAGGGGGGTTCAACTTTATGATACGTTACAAAGAATAAGTTGTTCAGATGgctaaattattgatgattaTATTTTTCGTCATCCATCATTGCCACTGCTGCATAGTTTCGACCTCACTGGTTGGGTCTATTTTAGTTGTGTGATTTGTATTCGCACCATTATACATTATACATTAAGTATAAATTCCTCTTTAAATTTAGTCTCAGATTCTtcattttatatcattattgtttgtatttgtatttggaaagaagaatggcgCCATTGTCTCGAGAATTGTCAGGCCTTGTTCTACCTCATGATCATTACGAAACCCATCATGATGAAAGACTTCGAACTATTGATTTGGAATTagagaaaaagaattttaattcttttcgaAAGAATTTTATGCAGGTGAAACGGCTGCAGAAATATGGAACAATATAACATTCGTTGGATTCCCCGTAGTTTCGGATCATATTGACCCAAGTTCCTCCGAGTTATCGTTTGATTCCATATTTAGCTGTGATGCAGAATGGTGTTCAGCACATGTACGCACTTCACAGTACTTTCAGCAGATagtgaaatgttcaaatcGCAAATGTTGCAGCACACAGAAGCAGCTATTTCGATATAATGCCAACGCAATTTATGTCTGCTCCGATTCGCATCAATCAAACTGCAGATGGGATTAAAGCCGTGTACCCAAGTTTGTTCAAAACGAGTGGATCGTTTGTTTCACTCTTCCTTAATAGCTCGATTAACACTGCAAAGATCCTACCTAAATCTCTTCCATCATACAAAGAGCTGCCATATGACCTATATTGCCCTTCATTACAAAAGGCGTTACAAAGCagagtttgtaaaatttgcgaaatatattttgcttcacaagttTTGCTGAACCGTAaccaaatttattccacaaaaGATCGGTTGTTAGAATCGTCGTCAGTGTCCAAACACGacgtaaataaaagtaaaaagaagGTGATTACGATCAAGGATCAGGAGGATATATGGTTGGGTTCAGATGATGAAGATTTGGGACACGTTGTAAACGATGATGCTGTCCCAATCGTCAGCATTGACCATCATATGCAGCCACTTGGCAAAACTTGTAATCTAAaagtaaaacgtttaaaaatatgcagcttggtgtttttttttttcagtattatgttcaaaataaaaatggaaattaaaatgtcgtagtttttttttgtacaataaaaaaaattaactggTTATTaaaaggggggtgggggggggttATCATAATATTAAGTAATTAATTGAGGGGGGTTTATTCCAgcgttacgttttgttacaatggGGGGATGAGGTccaaaattctaaatttttgcgttacgtaataattgaatggcCCTTTATGTATTTCATTCGATTTTCAAATACTAGCTAGTTGGCCCGGTTACAGAGCAACATAAGAATAATCCAGGACATACACAAATTCTACGGTATATACACCAAAGAGGTTATCTTACAAATAGTTAGACGTTGTTCGTCCATGGAAAAATCTACCAACATGGAAAATTATGGCTTTGTGGATCgcatttttcttctgctttttaacggcacaacaacctcaagattTCTGGGACACTCCTTTCTGtccttctttatttttttatttacctgtAGATAAAAAGTCAGTCCTGCGTCCGCCGGGAATTTTACAACGAATTCTATTTCAAATAGATATTCCATGTCAGACATAGTCATTCGTCAGACATTTCTCGTTGTGTTATAACTAATAAGTCTTGGTGGTTGATTGGTCCCGAACCCTGCCCAATCAAGAAGTTAATGTTTTGGCAAATATACTACAAGTCCATTTTGCATTCAACTGACGCTTGACTATGATCTCCATGTGTAATGTAAACCATTTTACCATGGATATTCCAATTCACATTTAGTCAATTTTCAAACATCGTGTGTTGTGTGGAGATGGATCCATTCTTTACTTTGTGAATGGCAAATAAATATGTTCGGTCGTCTTAAGCCCTCCAACACCCAGGGCGCTGACTGTATTCTGGTAACGATCCTCTAAAAGTGCGCTACATTGATAGCTTCAGTATTGGCAAAGATATTCAAAGAATTGTTATGGTCTGGCATACTTAAAGCCTCTTGGAAGAATGGAAGCTACCTACTACTGTGCTTTATCGACTCTATGCGTTCGTGTCTTATTGTTTGAGCCTCTTGTCGATGAGCCAGTTGTTGCCTCTGCATGCAATTTAATAAACTGGAATCAGCATGGTTTTGTCCACAGATGATCAACAACGAACAATCTAGTTCAATCTGTAGGTATTTGTCTTAAAACCATAGACGCTGGCCTCCAGGTATATGCCATTCACATGGATATCTTAAGCCACCTTCGATAGTATGCCAAACACTATTTTACTCGTCAAGCTCTACAGGCTAGGATTCTCAAGACCTATGGTGTCATGGTTAAGATCACATCACAACATATTAGGATAACAAAACTCGTCTGACATTGCTAAGAAAAGATCGTATTTactaaatattaaacattttcaatcctCATATCACATTATGATCTTATCTTATGACACGAATACCGATCAATCAAAGGATTTCTAGCGCAATTCGAGGGTATGCTCGAAAGATAAAGGGTATGCATTCTAAAGACAATCATCATATGAACCAAACTCATGAATAGACAATAACTAAAATGCCAAACACTATCAGCGATAAGATCAGACATGAAGAAATCATCACTACAACAGCGAGGTATTCCATAAACATTGCTCTGTCCTTCTTCAGTGCGTCTAGTATGGTACGACAATGTACAAAGATCGTACAACTCTGTTCAGTGTCGCAATTCTTCTGATTCAATCAGTGTTGGTACAAGTGTCAGTATGTACTTTAGGTCCTCTTCCTCAGTACAATACAAGCTTCTACGTGGAGACATTACTCGAGCTTCATCGACAATTGTGTCCAGTTGAACATTTCCCAAATCTCGCAGTATTACGACTTAGCAATGAAAGTCTTTTCGAGGCAATATTCCCGGCCTTCATGAACGATCCGACCTACACCACAACTATATCAGACCAAGCAAGTTTATATTATAGAATTGCTGACGATAGCTACTTCTGCAATTTCATACCCGTTAGTAATATAGTGGATTTCGTGGTAAGAACATTTGCATCTGTTCGGAAAAACAGCATTAATCGACACACAAAGTATCTACTCGTTTTTTTCAGGATGCACATAATGTTGAAAACAACATTCGAACGATATTCTTCTATCCGAAGTGGAAGTATGAAGAATTTCACAAACATCCGAATTCAACCATTGCCGAAGCTTTTCGGAAAGGTTACGAGGTGGTTTATGATCTAGATAATACCTTGGAAATCTATCACTGGAATCGTTTCTCTAACCAAACGATTACGATCGATCCTCGCAACCTTCTAGTACCGGACGAGATTCGTGATTTGCACGGCTATGAGTTGGGGTTGTTTGCAATGGATTACTTGCGCAATTCAATGACATTCGACGAGTACTTTCTGGAGTTAGTCTCCAGAAAGATAAACGCCACTGCTGTCGTGATGAGTACCTTTACATTCAAAATAGGATTTTCAGCATTAGTTTACAGGTATTATCCGAAAATTTCTCTGACTGTACTTGGTGTTGGAAACACATTCTTGGCAGTCGTCGTTCCTCGAGCCAAGCCCAAGTCAATCGTATCGATACTGATCGATCCTTTCGACTTGTACACATGGATCACATACTTAATACTAGTTCTTACAATGGCTATTAGCCTAGCGTTATTTGGCGATCTGCTCGGAAGACGACATGTTGTGGAGATAGTTCTTGAGCTGTTCATGATTTCCCTCGCTGGTCCGTCAAGAGCATATGGAGGATCATTCGAGAATCGCATCATCACTGTATTCTGTCTAATGGGAATAGTGCTCATATCGTCCTACCAATCGCTTGTGATCTCCTTTATGTCATTCGCGCGCTATCATCCTGAGATCAACACCCTGGCGGAGATACAGGAACGATGCCTGTTTAGCTATGGCGACGAGGCACGAGATCTTAATTTTACGACGTATCCTAATGACACGACTATTGGTGCAGGTAGGACATGTATTTTTGAAATGGGCCGAGATAACGAACAACGATCAATGGTGATAGCTTCAAAAATTGAGAGCATAAGGCATACATTTTATGTCGAAGACTCGATGCGCTTTAGACATGAAAACTACCGTTACGCTGATACAAAGTTCTTCGAATGGCAGATGTTGTACTATGTTTCGCCACGTTTACGAGAAGTGTTTaggtttcattttcatgcaaTTCGTGAATCAGGTATCTATGATTATCACTATAACAACAAGTCACAACCAATTTTTCACTATAATCACGACACTTTTGTCGAGCGAGTTGTGAAAATGGGAGATCTTACATTGCTGTGGTATGCCTATGCGTGCGGAAACTTACTGAGTGTTGTATCTTTCGTAATGGAAACAATTATTCATAAAGAGGTAGATGGATTATCGAACCCAAAATAAATCGGTGACTCTCTATTGCATCTCCAGCTTGTTATGTATTTCATTCGATTTTCTAATACTAGCTAGTTGGCCCGGTTACAGGGCAACACAAGAATAATCCAGGACATACACAAATTCTACGGTATATACACCAAAGAGGTTATCTTACAAATAGTTAGACGTTGTTCGTCCATGGAAAAATCTaccaacatgaaaaatgattacTTTGAGGATCGGATTTTTTAtaacggcacaacaacctcaagattTCTGGGACACTCCTTTCTGcccttctt
This Anopheles marshallii chromosome 3, idAnoMarsDA_429_01, whole genome shotgun sequence DNA region includes the following protein-coding sequences:
- the LOC128712363 gene encoding uncharacterized protein LOC128712363, encoding MNDPIYTKLITDHESLYYRIADSSYFCNFIPVSNIVDFVDAHYVENNIRTIFFYPKWKYEEFHKHPNSTIAEAFRNGYEVVYDLDNTLEIYHWNRFSNQTITIDPRNLLVPDEIRDLHGYELGLFAMDYLRNSMTFDEYFLELVSRKINATAVVMSTFTFKIGFSALVYRYYPKISLTVLGVGNTFLAVNVPRAKPKSIVSILIDPFDLYTWITYLILVLTMAITLALFGDLLGRLHVVEIVLELFMISLAGPSRAYGGSFENRIITVFCLMGIVLISSYQSLVISFMSFARYHPEINTLAETQERCLFSYGDEARDLNFTTYPNDTTIGAGKTCIFEVGRDNEQRTMVIASKVENIRHTFYVDDSMRYRQEHYRYADTKFFEWQMLYYVSPRLREVFRFHFHAIRESGIYDYHYKNKSQPIWHYKHDTFVERVVKVGDLTLLWYAYACGNLLSVVSFVMETIIHNEVDGLSNPK
- the LOC128712364 gene encoding uncharacterized protein LOC128712364, which gives rise to MNDPTYTTTISDQASLYYRIADDSYFCNFIPVSNIVDFVDAHNVENNIRTIFFYPKWKYEEFHKHPNSTIAEAFRKGYEVVYDLDNTLEIYHWNRFSNQTITIDPRNLLVPDEIRDLHGYELGLFAMDYLRNSMTFDEYFLELVSRKINATAVVMSTFTFKIGFSALVYRYYPKISLTVLGVGNTFLAVVVPRAKPKSIVSILIDPFDLYTWITYLILVLTMAISLALFGDLLGRRHVVEIVLELFMISLAGPSRAYGGSFENRIITVFCLMGIVLISSYQSLVISFMSFARYHPEINTLAEIQERCLFSYGDEARDLNFTTYPNDTTIGAGRTCIFEMGRDNEQRSMVIASKIESIRHTFYVEDSMRFRHENYRYADTKFFEWQMLYYVSPRLREVFRFHFHAIRESGIYDYHYNNKSQPIFHYNHDTFVERVVKMGDLTLLWYAYACGNLLSVVSFVMETIIHKEVDGLSNPK